One region of Persicobacter psychrovividus genomic DNA includes:
- a CDS encoding leucine-rich repeat domain-containing protein, translating to MMNKVIYLVFVLFTIFTSACNSEKKRTISKEVYEKELKAIKAIKERHPLADFEKNEDGLVRLVAIDSLSNGEIPVELLAFSKLKVLLLLHGDNLSELPDWICNLPLSKFFLSENNFKHFPQQLLKMQQLEVIDLADNPISVIQTPLNFPKLKKLYLQKTKITKFPIIKQDPNSPAIEFFLSKNSIDSIPDEISTMKIKKIWMTDCNHLSYISPNLGKQDSLEELNFRFFASPGTGVYNPNSKPKTIPVPKEIAHCKNLKSLNLGHNKLTAIPNYVFEIETLEDLQLWGNQISEIPEKIVKLQKLRNLTMDGNELKTLPKAFGRMPNLQYINVQGNAISKENLPVEMFDISREKKCRLHLYMNYDKSFEGLPVSQEQFEKGYEWY from the coding sequence ATGATGAATAAGGTAATTTACTTGGTATTTGTTCTTTTTACGATATTCACCTCTGCATGTAATTCTGAGAAAAAAAGGACAATATCTAAGGAGGTTTATGAAAAAGAGTTAAAGGCGATAAAAGCAATTAAAGAGCGTCATCCCCTTGCTGATTTTGAAAAAAATGAAGATGGTTTGGTTAGATTAGTTGCTATCGATAGTCTATCTAATGGTGAAATTCCTGTTGAGTTACTTGCTTTTAGCAAATTAAAAGTTTTGTTGCTTTTACATGGAGATAACTTAAGTGAATTACCAGATTGGATATGTAATCTGCCTCTCTCTAAATTTTTCTTATCAGAAAATAATTTTAAACATTTCCCGCAACAGCTTCTAAAAATGCAACAATTAGAGGTTATAGACTTAGCAGATAACCCTATTTCTGTAATACAAACACCATTGAATTTTCCCAAGCTTAAAAAACTGTACTTACAAAAAACTAAAATCACTAAGTTTCCCATCATCAAGCAAGATCCTAACTCCCCAGCCATAGAATTTTTTTTATCAAAAAACTCCATCGATTCTATCCCAGATGAGATTTCCACCATGAAGATCAAGAAAATTTGGATGACGGACTGCAACCATCTCTCTTACATTTCCCCCAATTTAGGGAAACAAGATTCCTTGGAGGAGTTGAATTTTAGGTTTTTTGCCAGCCCAGGAACGGGCGTCTATAATCCCAATAGCAAACCAAAAACCATCCCTGTCCCCAAGGAAATTGCACACTGCAAAAACTTGAAAAGCTTGAATTTAGGACATAACAAACTGACGGCTATCCCTAATTATGTCTTTGAGATCGAAACTTTGGAAGACCTCCAATTATGGGGTAATCAAATTTCGGAAATTCCTGAAAAAATTGTTAAGCTTCAAAAGCTGAGAAATTTAACGATGGATGGAAATGAACTAAAAACCTTACCCAAGGCTTTTGGGCGAATGCCGAATTTACAATACATTAATGTTCAAGGAAATGCTATTTCAAAAGAAAATCTACCCGTAGAAATGTTTGACATCAGTAGGGAAAAGAAGTGTCGTCTGCATCTGTATATGAATTATGACAAATCCTTTGAAGGATTGCCGGTAAGTCAGGAGCAGTTTGAAAAAGGCTATGAGTGGTATTGA
- a CDS encoding leucine-rich repeat domain-containing protein, with translation MKQLSVLLIGLLACLSCSTDKKDQFVDEEEVSIINSLMEKHPTLQFTKTEKGTVDYIFIDSLHDGEIPLEIKKFKHLKAISLHGSLSELPPWISKLAITEVYLGKNKFKHFPKQLLEMNQLELIVLTENPISSIDDTLYFPKLEKFWMPGTKISKFPIIKQEENSPAIYFHLAETLIDSIPDEISSMKIKKIWMTDCNQLTYISPNLGQQDSLEELNFSFNAEFGTAFYNRNSIPRTIPIPEEIKHCKNLKNLDLEYNELTSIPDYVFEIPSLEILGFRGNKISEIPEKISKLQKLRRIYVTNNQLKTLPKAFGQMPNLETISVWGNAISKENLPVEMFDISREKRCSLLLNMFQDRSFEGLPVSQEQFERGYRWYGRQY, from the coding sequence ATGAAGCAGTTAAGTGTATTGTTGATTGGTTTACTTGCTTGTTTATCATGCTCAACAGATAAAAAAGACCAATTTGTAGATGAGGAAGAAGTAAGCATCATTAATTCTTTAATGGAAAAGCATCCGACACTGCAGTTCACCAAAACTGAAAAAGGAACTGTCGATTATATATTTATAGATAGTTTACATGATGGTGAGATCCCTTTGGAAATAAAGAAATTTAAACATTTAAAGGCAATCTCATTACATGGCAGCCTTAGTGAGTTACCTCCTTGGATAAGTAAATTAGCGATAACAGAAGTTTATTTAGGAAAAAATAAATTTAAGCATTTTCCTAAACAACTTTTGGAAATGAACCAATTGGAACTTATTGTTTTGACTGAGAACCCTATAAGTTCAATAGATGATACACTTTATTTTCCTAAGTTGGAGAAGTTCTGGATGCCAGGAACAAAAATTTCCAAATTTCCCATCATCAAGCAAGAAGAAAACTCACCTGCTATTTATTTTCATTTAGCAGAAACCCTCATCGATTCTATCCCAGATGAGATTTCCTCCATGAAGATCAAGAAAATTTGGATGACAGACTGTAATCAACTCACTTATATTTCTCCCAATTTAGGGCAACAAGATTCCTTAGAGGAACTGAATTTTAGTTTTAATGCGGAGTTCGGGACAGCTTTTTACAATCGAAATAGTATTCCAAGAACAATTCCAATACCTGAGGAAATAAAACATTGTAAAAATTTGAAAAATTTGGATTTGGAATACAATGAGCTAACAAGCATTCCAGATTATGTTTTTGAGATCCCAAGTCTGGAAATTTTGGGGTTTAGAGGGAATAAGATTTCAGAAATTCCGGAAAAGATTTCCAAACTTCAAAAGCTAAGAAGAATTTATGTTACAAATAATCAGCTGAAAACCCTACCTAAAGCCTTTGGGCAAATGCCAAATTTAGAAACCATATCTGTCTGGGGTAATGCCATTTCAAAAGAAAATCTACCCGTAGAAATGTTTGACATCAGCAGGGAAAAACGTTGTTCTCTACTCCTTAATATGTTTCAAGATAGATCATTTGAAGGTTTACCGGTAAGTCAGGAGCAATTTGAGAGGGGGTATAGGTGGTATGGCCGACAGTATTAA
- a CDS encoding leucine-rich repeat domain-containing protein, protein MSKIKYLIITLFAFFICSCNPEDKISIPPVYLEMEGNAIKAILKKIPNADIEKDENGLVNVVYFDSLNNGRLPKELLFFKKIEILLVDGTDLSALPEWISELPLRKIYLPNNNLSEFPQQLLKMKKLEGIHLGDNPISSIDFDLDLPNLKMLWMPGTKISKFPIIRQDPNSPAIDFHFKETLIDSIPDEISSMKIKKIWMTDCNKLTYISPNLGKQDSLEELNFRFFASPGTGVYNPNSKPKTVPVPKEIAHCKNLKSLNLGHNKLTAIPDYVFEIESLENLELWDNQISEIPEKIVKLQKLKDIYLPNNNLKTFPRSFGQMPNLETISVWGNAISKENLPVEMFDISREKRCSLLLNMFQDRSFEGLPVSQEQFERGYRWYGRQY, encoded by the coding sequence ATGAGTAAAATTAAATATTTGATTATCACTCTATTTGCGTTTTTTATCTGCTCATGCAACCCAGAAGATAAAATTAGTATTCCTCCAGTATACCTTGAAATGGAAGGAAATGCTATAAAAGCAATCCTTAAGAAAATCCCTAACGCAGATATTGAAAAAGACGAGAATGGCTTAGTAAATGTAGTGTATTTTGATAGTCTAAATAATGGTAGACTACCAAAAGAATTGCTGTTTTTCAAAAAAATAGAAATTTTACTTGTGGATGGAACTGATTTAAGCGCATTGCCTGAATGGATTAGCGAACTACCTCTCCGTAAAATATACTTACCTAATAATAATCTTAGCGAATTTCCTCAACAACTACTAAAAATGAAAAAGTTGGAGGGAATACATTTAGGAGACAACCCTATATCTTCTATTGATTTTGACTTAGATCTTCCTAATTTAAAAATGCTTTGGATGCCAGGGACAAAAATTTCCAAATTCCCCATCATCAGGCAAGATCCTAACTCCCCAGCCATAGATTTCCATTTTAAAGAGACTCTTATCGATTCTATCCCTGATGAAATTTCCTCCATGAAGATCAAGAAAATTTGGATGACGGACTGTAACAAACTCACTTACATTTCCCCTAATTTAGGAAAACAAGATTCCTTGGAAGAGTTGAACTTTAGGTTCTTTGCCAGTCCGGGTACGGGTGTCTATAATCCCAATAGCAAACCCAAAACGGTGCCTGTACCAAAGGAAATTGCGCACTGCAAAAACTTGAAAAGCTTGAATTTAGGACATAACAAACTGACAGCCATCCCTGATTATGTTTTTGAAATTGAAAGCTTGGAAAATTTAGAATTGTGGGATAATCAGATTTCGGAAATTCCTGAGAAAATTGTGAAGCTTCAAAAATTAAAAGATATTTATCTGCCTAACAATAACCTCAAAACTTTTCCGAGATCTTTTGGGCAAATGCCCAACTTAGAAACCATTTCAGTTTGGGGCAATGCCATTTCAAAAGAAAATCTACCCGTAGAAATGTTTGACATCAGCAGGGAAAAACGTTGTTCTCTACTCCTTAATATGTTTCAAGATAGATCATTTGAAGGTTTACCGGTAAGTCAGGAGCAATTTGAGAGGGGGTATAGGTGGTATGGCCGACAGTATTAA
- a CDS encoding leucine-rich repeat domain-containing protein, protein MSDIKNFIIIPFILFLSCGEPEKNVDIPQDIYDKEQRVIERIQSKYGNAKIYKDDNGLVCDIYIDSLRNGEVPVDLQLFDSLKMLMLYDGEISELPEWISKLPLKSIYLPNNRFNQFPDQLLNMTLLEVIVLNDNPISSVNETLNFPKLKQFWMPGTKITKFPIIKQEPNSPSIDFHLAETPIDSIPDEISSMRIKKIWMTDCNQLTYITPNLGKQDSLEELNFRFFASPGTGVFNPNSKPKTVPVPKEIAHCKNLKSLNLGHNKLTAIPDYVFEIESLENLELWDNQISEIPEKIVKLQKLKDIYLPNNNLKTFPRSFGQMPNLETISVWGNAISKENLPVEMFDINREKKCALLLYMSNDKSYEGLPVSQEQFERGYRWYGRQY, encoded by the coding sequence ATGAGTGATATAAAAAATTTCATTATCATCCCATTTATTCTTTTTCTCTCATGTGGTGAACCCGAAAAGAATGTAGATATACCTCAGGATATTTATGATAAAGAACAAAGGGTTATAGAAAGAATACAGAGTAAATATGGAAATGCTAAAATTTACAAAGATGATAACGGTTTAGTATGTGATATTTATATCGATAGCCTAAGAAATGGTGAGGTACCTGTTGATTTACAGCTGTTTGATTCTTTGAAAATGCTTATGCTTTATGACGGTGAAATAAGTGAACTACCCGAATGGATTAGCAAATTACCATTAAAAAGTATCTATCTACCAAATAATAGATTTAATCAATTTCCTGATCAGTTGTTGAACATGACCCTTTTAGAGGTTATCGTATTAAATGACAATCCTATTAGTTCAGTAAACGAAACTCTCAACTTCCCCAAATTAAAACAGTTTTGGATGCCAGGGACAAAAATCACCAAATTTCCCATCATCAAGCAAGAACCCAACTCCCCATCCATAGATTTTCACTTAGCAGAAACCCCCATCGACTCTATTCCAGATGAAATTTCCTCCATGAGAATCAAGAAAATATGGATGACAGACTGCAACCAACTCACTTACATTACCCCTAATTTAGGAAAACAAGATTCCTTAGAAGAACTGAATTTCAGATTCTTTGCCAGTCCGGGTACGGGTGTTTTTAACCCTAATAGCAAACCCAAAACGGTGCCTGTACCCAAGGAAATTGCACACTGCAAAAACTTGAAAAGCTTGAATTTGGGGCACAACAAACTGACAGCCATCCCTGATTATGTTTTTGAAATTGAAAGCTTGGAAAATTTAGAATTGTGGGATAATCAGATTTCGGAAATTCCTGAGAAAATTGTGAAGCTTCAAAAATTAAAAGATATTTATCTGCCTAACAATAACCTCAAAACTTTTCCGAGATCTTTTGGGCAAATGCCAAATTTAGAAACCATATCAGTCTGGGGAAATGCCATTTCAAAAGAAAATCTACCCGTAGAAATGTTCGACATCAACAGGGAAAAGAAATGCGCCTTGCTTTTGTATATGAGTAATGATAAATCTTATGAGGGCTTGCCGGTAAGTCAGGAGCAATTTGAGAGGGGGTATAGGTGGTATGGCCGACAGTATTAA
- a CDS encoding leucine-rich repeat domain-containing protein, translating into MNRAKYMVFTCLMILFSSCISENKINIPQEVYDKEQKAIEIIKKLHSNASIYKDDNDLVYKVSLDSLTNGEVPTELQLFDSLKILLMDGNLSDLPNWISELRLIQIYLGDNDFESFPKQLLKMNSLEAIQLRNNPIEIIDDTLYFPNLKVLYMPVTKITKFPIIKQDPNSPAIYFHLAETAIDSIPDEISSMKIKKIWMTDCNQLTYISPNLGKQDSLEELNFSFNAEFGTAFYNRNSIPRTIPIPEEIRDCKNLKNLDLEYNELTSIPDYVFEIPSLEVLGFRGNKISEIPEKISKLQKLRRIYVTNNQLRNLPKSFGQMPNLETISVWGNAISKENLPVEMFDISREKKCYLHLYMFYDKSFEGLPVSQEQFEKGYEWY; encoded by the coding sequence ATGAATAGGGCAAAATATATGGTCTTCACTTGTTTGATGATATTATTCTCATCGTGCATTTCCGAAAATAAAATAAATATACCACAAGAGGTATATGATAAGGAACAAAAGGCAATAGAAATTATAAAGAAATTGCATTCTAATGCCTCAATATACAAAGATGATAATGATCTTGTTTACAAAGTATCTCTTGATAGTCTAACCAATGGTGAAGTACCAACCGAGTTACAATTATTTGACTCTTTAAAAATTTTACTGATGGATGGAAATTTAAGTGACTTACCGAATTGGATAAGTGAGTTACGGTTAATTCAAATTTATTTGGGGGATAATGACTTTGAGTCCTTCCCTAAACAGCTTCTAAAAATGAATAGCTTAGAGGCTATCCAGTTAAGAAATAACCCAATTGAAATAATTGATGATACTTTGTATTTCCCCAATTTAAAGGTGCTTTATATGCCTGTAACTAAAATCACCAAGTTTCCCATCATCAAGCAAGATCCTAACTCTCCTGCGATTTACTTTCACTTAGCTGAAACTGCTATCGATTCTATCCCAGATGAGATTTCCTCCATGAAGATCAAGAAAATTTGGATGACAGACTGTAATCAACTCACCTACATTTCCCCTAATTTAGGAAAACAAGATTCCTTAGAGGAACTGAATTTTAGTTTTAATGCGGAGTTCGGGACAGCTTTTTACAATAGAAATAGTATTCCAAGAACAATTCCAATACCTGAGGAAATAAGGGATTGTAAAAATTTGAAGAATTTGGATTTGGAATACAATGAGCTAACAAGCATTCCAGATTATGTTTTTGAAATTCCAAGCTTGGAAGTTTTGGGCTTTAGAGGGAATAAGATTTCAGAAATTCCGGAAAAGATTTCCAAACTTCAAAAGTTAAGAAGAATATATGTTACAAATAATCAGTTGAGAAACCTACCTAAATCCTTTGGGCAAATGCCGAATTTAGAAACCATTTCTGTTTGGGGGAATGCCATTTCAAAAGAAAATCTACCTGTAGAAATGTTCGACATCAGTAGGGAAAAGAAATGCTACTTGCATTTGTACATGTTTTATGATAAATCCTTTGAAGGTTTGCCGGTAAGTCAGGAGCAATTTGAGAAGGGGTATGAGTGGTATTAG
- a CDS encoding leucine-rich repeat domain-containing protein, with product MIFIISILQPSNKMIRKIKHLIFSIFLMIISSCTSGENSKIPQAVYEKEQEAIEAIKAQYPNADFEKDDNGFVTLVAIDSLSNGELPIELQRFDNLKIVLFNDGSLSELPEWFSKLPLSEVYLGNNNFNQFPKQLLSMSSLSLIVLRSNPIVSIDDQLYFPNLQTFWLPNTKITKFPIIRQDPNSPAIDFHFKETLIDSIPDEISSMKIKRIWMSDCNNLTYISPNLGQQDSLEELNFSFHAEFGTAFYNRNSIPRTIPIPEEIKHCKNLKNLDLEYNELTSIPDYVFEIPSLEILGFRGNKISEIPEKISKLQKLRRIYVTNNQLKTLPKSFGKMPNLETISVWGNAISKENLPVEMFDIRREKKCALLLYMSNDKSYEGLPVSQEQFERGYRWYGRQY from the coding sequence ATGATTTTTATTATTTCAATTTTACAACCAAGCAATAAGATGATCAGAAAAATAAAACACCTAATTTTCTCCATTTTTCTTATGATCATTTCATCTTGTACTTCCGGGGAAAATAGTAAAATTCCTCAAGCAGTTTATGAAAAGGAACAAGAGGCGATCGAGGCTATAAAGGCACAATACCCTAATGCCGACTTCGAAAAAGATGATAATGGTTTTGTTACCTTGGTTGCAATTGATAGTCTATCTAATGGAGAGTTACCTATAGAGTTACAACGTTTTGATAATTTAAAAATTGTATTATTTAATGACGGTTCATTGAGTGAACTACCTGAATGGTTTAGTAAATTACCTTTGTCTGAAGTTTATTTGGGTAATAATAATTTCAATCAATTTCCAAAACAGCTTCTAAGTATGAGTAGTTTGTCGCTTATAGTTTTAAGGAGCAATCCAATTGTTTCAATAGATGATCAACTTTATTTCCCGAACTTGCAAACATTTTGGTTGCCAAATACCAAGATCACCAAGTTCCCCATCATCAGGCAAGATCCTAACTCCCCAGCCATAGATTTCCATTTTAAAGAGACTCTTATCGATTCTATCCCTGATGAAATTTCCTCCATGAAGATCAAAAGAATTTGGATGTCGGACTGCAACAATCTCACTTACATATCCCCTAATTTAGGACAACAAGATTCATTGGAGGAATTAAATTTTAGTTTTCATGCGGAGTTCGGGACAGCTTTTTACAATCGAAATAGTATTCCAAGAACAATTCCAATACCTGAGGAAATAAAACATTGTAAAAATTTGAAAAATTTGGATTTGGAATACAATGAGCTAACAAGCATTCCAGATTATGTTTTTGAAATCCCAAGCTTGGAAATTTTGGGCTTTAGAGGGAATAAGATTTCAGAAATTCCGGAAAAGATTTCCAAACTTCAAAAGTTAAGAAGAATTTATGTTACAAATAATCAGCTGAAAACCCTACCTAAATCCTTTGGGAAAATGCCCAACTTAGAAACCATTTCAGTTTGGGGAAATGCCATTTCAAAAGAAAATCTGCCCGTAGAAATGTTTGATATTAGAAGGGAAAAGAAATGTGCCTTGCTTTTGTATATGAGTAATGATAAATCTTATGAGGGCTTGCCGGTAAGTCAGGAGCAATTTGAGAGGGGGTATAGGTGGTATGGCCGACAGTATTGA